In one window of Streptomyces griseus subsp. griseus DNA:
- a CDS encoding bifunctional riboflavin kinase/FAD synthetase — MQRWRGLEDIPQDWGRSVVTIGSYDGVHRGHQLIIGRAVERARELGVPSVVVTFDPHPSEVVRPGSHPPLLAPHHRRAELMAELGVDAVLILPFTAEFSKLSPADFIVKVLVDKLHAKAVIEGPNFRFGHKAAGNVALLTELGATYDYTVEVIDLFVTGAAGGGQPFSSTLTRRLVSEGDVAGAAEILGRPHRVEGIVVRGAQRGRELGFPTANVETLPHTAIPADGVYAGWLEVAGESMPAAISVGTNPQFDGTERTVEAYAIDRVGLDLYGLHVAVDFLAYVRGMLKFDTIDDLLVAMAADVKRCSELIAAYDRDH, encoded by the coding sequence GTGCAGCGCTGGCGTGGCTTGGAGGACATCCCCCAGGACTGGGGACGCAGCGTCGTCACCATCGGCTCCTACGACGGCGTGCACCGCGGACACCAGCTGATCATCGGCCGTGCCGTGGAGCGCGCCCGTGAGCTGGGCGTTCCGTCCGTCGTCGTGACCTTCGACCCGCACCCCAGCGAGGTCGTCCGCCCCGGCAGCCACCCGCCGCTGCTCGCCCCGCACCACCGCCGCGCCGAGCTCATGGCGGAGCTGGGCGTGGACGCGGTGCTGATCCTGCCGTTCACCGCGGAGTTCTCGAAGCTGTCGCCCGCCGACTTCATCGTGAAGGTCCTCGTCGACAAGCTGCACGCCAAGGCCGTCATCGAGGGCCCCAACTTCCGCTTCGGCCACAAGGCCGCCGGCAACGTGGCGCTGCTGACCGAGCTGGGCGCCACCTACGACTACACCGTCGAGGTCATCGACCTGTTCGTGACCGGCGCGGCCGGCGGCGGCCAGCCGTTCTCCTCCACCCTCACCCGCCGCCTGGTCTCCGAGGGCGATGTCGCGGGCGCCGCCGAGATCCTCGGCCGCCCGCACCGCGTCGAGGGCATCGTGGTGCGCGGCGCCCAGCGGGGCCGCGAGCTGGGCTTCCCCACGGCCAACGTGGAGACCCTCCCGCACACCGCGATCCCCGCGGACGGCGTCTACGCGGGCTGGCTGGAGGTGGCGGGCGAGTCGATGCCCGCCGCGATCTCGGTCGGCACCAACCCGCAGTTCGACGGCACCGAGCGCACGGTCGAGGCGTACGCGATCGACCGCGTCGGCCTGGACCTGTACGGGCTGCACGTGGCCGTCGACTTCCTCGCGTACGTACGCGGGATGCTGAAGTTCGACACGATCGACGACCTCCTGGTGGCGATGGCCGCCGATGTGAAGCGGTGCAGCGAGCTGATCGCCGCCTACGACCGCGACCACTGA
- a CDS encoding XdhC family protein — MREILPDLQARCAAGTPFALATVVAVHGSAPRDPGAVMAVDEAGTVVGSVSGGCVESDLYEVAREVLAGAPPRVVSYGISDDEAFGVGLTCGGTIEVLVRAYASAAELAELAALLDLIADGRPVAEATVLSGTADTGARMVVRATGVRGTLGTDGLDAAVTDDARGLLEQGLTGIRWYGTHGRRRMAEVAVFVRSHTPPPRMLVFGAIDHAAATARIGSFLGYRVTVCDARPAFATRERFPTAHEVVCAWPHDYLEATEVDARTVICVLTHDPKFDVPLLVAALRTPAAYIGVMGSRRTHHDRLARLRTAGVVEAHLSRLASPVGLDLGARTPEETAVSIAAEIIQHRWGGTGRPLAELTGTIHHRPTAPGGPSPATPAAARPESW, encoded by the coding sequence GTGCGTGAGATCCTGCCCGACCTCCAGGCCCGCTGCGCCGCCGGTACGCCCTTCGCCCTGGCGACCGTCGTCGCCGTGCACGGCAGCGCACCCCGCGACCCCGGCGCCGTCATGGCGGTCGACGAGGCGGGCACCGTGGTCGGCAGCGTCTCCGGGGGGTGCGTCGAGAGCGATCTGTACGAGGTGGCCCGCGAGGTGCTCGCCGGGGCACCGCCGCGCGTGGTGTCGTACGGGATCAGCGACGACGAGGCGTTCGGCGTCGGGCTGACGTGCGGCGGCACGATCGAGGTGCTGGTGCGCGCCTACGCGTCGGCCGCCGAGCTGGCGGAGCTCGCCGCCCTCCTGGACCTGATCGCCGACGGCCGGCCCGTCGCCGAGGCCACCGTCCTGTCGGGAACGGCGGATACCGGCGCGCGCATGGTGGTCCGCGCCACCGGCGTACGCGGCACTCTCGGTACGGACGGGCTGGACGCGGCCGTCACGGACGACGCCCGCGGGCTGCTGGAGCAGGGCCTCACCGGCATCCGGTGGTACGGGACGCACGGCCGGCGGCGGATGGCGGAGGTCGCGGTCTTCGTCCGTTCCCACACCCCGCCGCCCCGCATGCTCGTCTTCGGCGCCATCGACCACGCGGCGGCCACCGCCCGCATCGGCTCGTTCCTCGGCTACCGGGTCACCGTCTGCGACGCCCGCCCCGCCTTCGCGACCCGGGAGCGGTTCCCGACCGCCCACGAGGTGGTGTGCGCCTGGCCGCACGACTATCTGGAGGCGACCGAGGTCGACGCCCGCACGGTCATCTGCGTCCTCACCCACGACCCGAAGTTCGATGTGCCGCTGCTGGTCGCCGCGTTGCGCACCCCGGCCGCGTACATCGGGGTCATGGGCAGCCGCCGCACCCACCACGACCGCCTGGCCCGCCTCCGTACGGCCGGAGTGGTCGAGGCCCACCTGTCGCGCCTCGCCTCACCCGTGGGCCTCGACCTCGGCGCCCGTACGCCGGAGGAGACGGCGGTCTCCATCGCCGCCGAGATCATCCAGCACCGCTGGGGCGGGACGGGGCGTCCGTTGGCCGAGCTGACGGGGACGATCCACCACCGCCCGACGGCCCCGGGCGGTCCATCTCCCGCCACTCCGGCCGCAGCCCGGCCAGAGTCGTGGTGA
- a CDS encoding ABC transporter ATP-binding protein, which yields MSTAPPAGTALPADASPPGTAAPLLSAEALKVSFPGRRGAATARAVDGVDLDIRPGEIVALVGESGCGKTTLARSLLGLVPPTAGRVTFAGAPLDYAGRALKAYRKRVQLVLQDPSGSLNPRHTVYDAVAEGLRIHGYAGDERAAVSEALSRAGLRPPERFFLRYPHELSGGQRQRVVIAGALVLEPELIVADEPVASLDASVRGEILALLLRLRDELGLSALVVTHDLGLAWNIADRVAVMYLGRIVETGPVEQLLTTPQHPYTRALLSVLPEAEGEPVVLTGEPPDPSKVPSGCRFHVRCQVLASGEAERAGVAEACRTVDLPVLNGGTAPQVACHWAAACGGEA from the coding sequence ATGAGCACGGCCCCTCCCGCCGGCACCGCTCTCCCCGCGGACGCCTCACCGCCGGGCACCGCCGCCCCCCTCCTCAGCGCCGAGGCGCTCAAGGTCTCCTTCCCCGGCCGGCGCGGGGCCGCCACCGCCCGCGCCGTCGACGGCGTCGACCTCGACATCCGGCCCGGCGAGATCGTCGCGCTGGTCGGTGAGTCGGGGTGCGGCAAGACGACGCTGGCCCGCTCGCTGCTCGGCCTGGTCCCGCCCACCGCCGGCCGGGTCACCTTCGCGGGCGCCCCGCTGGACTACGCGGGCCGGGCGCTCAAGGCATACCGCAAGCGCGTGCAGCTGGTGCTCCAGGACCCGAGCGGCTCGCTCAACCCGAGGCACACGGTGTACGACGCGGTGGCGGAGGGGCTGCGCATCCACGGGTACGCGGGCGACGAGCGGGCGGCCGTCTCGGAGGCACTCTCCCGGGCGGGGCTGCGTCCGCCGGAACGGTTCTTCCTGCGCTACCCGCACGAGCTGTCGGGCGGTCAGCGCCAGCGCGTCGTCATCGCGGGGGCGCTGGTGCTGGAGCCGGAGCTGATCGTGGCCGACGAGCCGGTGGCGTCGCTGGACGCGTCGGTACGGGGCGAGATCCTGGCCCTCCTGCTGCGCCTCCGCGACGAACTGGGCCTCTCGGCGCTGGTCGTCACCCATGACCTGGGGCTCGCCTGGAACATCGCGGACCGGGTCGCGGTCATGTACCTCGGCCGGATCGTCGAGACGGGCCCGGTGGAGCAGCTGCTCACGACCCCTCAGCACCCGTACACAAGGGCCCTGTTGTCGGTCCTCCCGGAGGCGGAGGGCGAACCGGTCGTCCTGACCGGTGAGCCCCCGGACCCCTCGAAGGTGCCCTCCGGCTGCCGCTTCCACGTCCGCTGCCAGGTCCTCGCCTCGGGCGAGGCGGAGCGGGCCGGGGTGGCGGAGGCCTGCCGGACGGTGGATCTGCCGGTGCTGAACGGCGGGACGGCCCCGCAGGTGGCGTGCCACTGGGCGGCGGCGTGCGGCGGGGAGGCCTGA
- a CDS encoding ABC transporter permease, which yields MSSESTPALLKGAAGVESTESGGPAPAGPSARSPRSRSAAAYARYAAGKLAGAAVSLFAVLVTSFFLFRLIPGDPVKQMTGGRQVSTEQIAAMRREFGLDLPLWQQFTQYCGKALTGDFGTSYQFRAPVIDKIGEALPATLLLTGTAFVIYTLLGIWLGARSAWRNGSAGDRTNTAFALTLYSVPSFWLGLLLIITLSVGVGPVPGLFPTGGMESGSTTGFDRVLDIAHHMVLPVITLVAVEYARTLLVMRSSLLDEMGSDYLTTARAKGLRDDLVRRKHAVPNAMLPTVTLLFVNLGTTVAGAILVETVFSWPGLGGLFYQALSVPDLPLVQALFFVFASAVILMNTLADVIYPLLDPRVGR from the coding sequence ATGAGCTCAGAAAGCACTCCCGCGCTGCTGAAGGGCGCGGCGGGCGTGGAGAGCACCGAATCCGGCGGTCCGGCTCCGGCCGGGCCGTCGGCCCGCTCCCCGCGCTCCCGTTCCGCGGCCGCCTACGCCCGCTATGCGGCGGGCAAGCTGGCCGGTGCGGCCGTCTCCCTCTTCGCCGTCCTCGTCACCAGCTTCTTCCTCTTCCGGCTGATCCCGGGCGACCCGGTCAAGCAGATGACCGGCGGGCGCCAGGTGTCGACCGAACAGATCGCGGCGATGCGCCGCGAGTTCGGACTCGACCTGCCGCTCTGGCAGCAGTTCACCCAGTACTGCGGCAAGGCCCTGACCGGCGACTTCGGTACGTCGTACCAGTTCCGGGCGCCCGTCATCGACAAGATCGGCGAGGCGCTGCCCGCGACGCTCCTGCTCACCGGCACGGCGTTCGTCATCTACACGCTGCTCGGCATCTGGCTCGGCGCCCGCTCCGCGTGGCGTAACGGTTCTGCCGGCGACCGGACCAACACCGCGTTCGCGCTGACGCTGTACTCGGTGCCCTCGTTCTGGCTCGGCCTGCTCCTCATCATCACCCTGTCGGTCGGCGTCGGCCCGGTCCCCGGGCTCTTCCCGACCGGCGGTATGGAGTCCGGCTCCACCACCGGCTTCGACCGCGTACTCGACATCGCGCACCACATGGTGCTGCCCGTCATCACGCTGGTCGCGGTGGAGTACGCGCGCACGCTGCTCGTGATGCGCTCCTCGCTGCTGGACGAGATGGGCAGCGACTACCTGACGACGGCCAGGGCCAAGGGGCTGCGGGACGACCTGGTACGCCGGAAGCACGCCGTACCGAACGCGATGCTGCCCACCGTCACCCTGCTCTTCGTCAACCTCGGTACGACGGTGGCGGGGGCGATCCTGGTGGAGACGGTCTTCTCCTGGCCGGGGCTCGGCGGCCTCTTCTACCAGGCGCTGAGCGTGCCGGACCTGCCGTTGGTGCAGGCGCTGTTCTTCGTGTTCGCCTCCGCGGTGATCCTGATGAACACCCTGGCCGACGTGATCTATCCGCTGCTGGATCCCCGGGTGGGCAGATGA
- a CDS encoding ArsR/SmtB family transcription factor: MTDALERPDGPAVEEETVVLDAKGLRALAHPVRVQLVGLLRKYGPSTATRLAERLGVNSGTASYHLRQLGAAGFVEEDTGRGNARERWWRSVHRKTHLSDRQVVDQEPEAALAYLQSVAATYTVRSQQALNGLQTLPDAWRGTFDMSDWALRLTPGEAVALRRELGDVLARYRPDTPEAVATAPEGAERVGVITHILPELDTPATGTESR; the protein is encoded by the coding sequence ATGACAGATGCGCTGGAGCGGCCGGACGGCCCTGCCGTCGAAGAGGAAACCGTTGTTCTGGATGCCAAGGGGCTGCGCGCCCTGGCGCATCCGGTACGCGTACAGCTGGTCGGACTGCTGCGGAAGTACGGACCGTCGACGGCGACCCGCCTCGCGGAGCGGCTGGGCGTCAACTCCGGGACGGCCAGTTACCACCTGCGGCAGCTCGGCGCGGCGGGCTTCGTCGAGGAGGACACCGGACGCGGCAACGCCCGTGAGCGCTGGTGGCGTTCGGTGCACCGGAAGACGCACCTCAGCGACCGCCAGGTGGTCGACCAGGAGCCGGAAGCCGCGCTGGCCTATCTGCAGTCCGTCGCCGCCACGTACACCGTGCGCTCCCAGCAGGCGCTGAACGGGCTGCAGACGCTGCCCGACGCCTGGCGGGGCACCTTCGACATGAGCGACTGGGCCCTGCGGCTCACGCCCGGGGAAGCCGTGGCCCTGCGCCGGGAGTTGGGGGACGTCCTCGCCCGCTACCGGCCCGACACCCCCGAGGCGGTCGCGACCGCTCCCGAGGGCGCCGAGCGGGTCGGCGTCATCACGCACATCCTCCCTGAGCTGGACACCCCCGCGACGGGAACGGAATCACGGTGA
- a CDS encoding ABC transporter permease: protein MTVTTDKAASSPTDSPRALARARRRQAALRFWRQYRTHRAGLVGLAVLAVIALLALTAPLLVGADSQSVTNAPGGPMEAPSGEFPLGTDQFGRSLLALMLWGTRVSLTVGLLAAFLSVAIGTLIGITAGHFKGWYATVIMRVTDWFLVMPTLVLAIALATVLSRSIWTTILAIGVTTWPTTARLVRAQTLSVESRPYIERSRALGGGHGHVMSRHVLPNVMPLVLAQTTLVISTAILTEATLAFLGLSDPTIVSWGGLLQDAREAGAVSSGNWWYLAPPGLAIAVVALAFTLCGRAIESVLNPKLGVSR, encoded by the coding sequence ATGACTGTCACGACCGACAAAGCCGCATCCTCACCGACGGACAGCCCGCGCGCCCTGGCCCGGGCCCGGCGACGGCAGGCGGCCCTCCGCTTCTGGCGGCAGTACCGCACGCACCGCGCCGGTCTCGTCGGTCTCGCCGTGCTGGCGGTGATCGCCCTGCTCGCGCTGACCGCGCCTCTGCTGGTGGGGGCCGACTCGCAGAGCGTGACCAATGCGCCGGGTGGACCCATGGAGGCGCCGAGCGGCGAATTCCCCCTGGGCACCGACCAGTTCGGGCGCAGCCTGCTCGCCCTGATGCTCTGGGGGACGCGGGTCTCGCTCACCGTCGGCCTGCTCGCCGCGTTCCTCTCCGTGGCCATCGGCACCCTGATCGGGATCACCGCGGGCCACTTCAAGGGCTGGTACGCCACCGTCATCATGCGGGTCACCGACTGGTTCCTGGTGATGCCGACGCTGGTGCTGGCCATCGCCCTGGCCACGGTCCTCTCCCGGTCGATCTGGACGACGATCCTGGCGATCGGCGTGACGACCTGGCCGACCACCGCCCGGCTGGTCCGGGCGCAGACGCTCTCCGTCGAGTCCCGCCCGTACATCGAACGCTCGCGGGCGCTCGGCGGCGGACACGGGCACGTCATGTCCCGCCACGTGCTGCCGAATGTGATGCCGCTGGTGCTCGCCCAGACGACTCTGGTGATCTCCACCGCCATCCTCACCGAAGCGACCCTCGCCTTCCTCGGGCTCAGCGATCCGACGATCGTCTCCTGGGGCGGACTGCTCCAGGACGCCCGTGAGGCGGGGGCGGTCAGCTCCGGCAACTGGTGGTACCTCGCCCCGCCCGGACTCGCCATCGCCGTGGTCGCCCTCGCCTTCACGCTCTGCGGCCGCGCCATCGAGTCCGTGCTCAACCCCAAGCTGGGGGTGTCCCGTTGA
- a CDS encoding ABC transporter ATP-binding protein, translated as MTATTTTSNPHPDPSAAPGLSKPVGDPPLLEVRNLTVTYGSGAGAVPAVRGVDLRVEAGQKLGIAGESGCGKSTLALALLRLLPASAELSGEILLDGEDVLTMKWGRLRAVRWAGASIVFQGAMHSLNAVHRVGDQIAEPILLHNPKATPAAARKRAGELLEQVGLPAARAQAYPHELSGGQRQRVMIAMALACDPRLIVADEPTTALDVMIQAQILRLIEQLVADQDVGLIMISHDLAVLADTCDRLSVMYAGRVVEEGPAREVYAEARHPYGRALSAAFPKIGDLASRRAPRGLPGDPPDPAALPDGCTFHPRCPVALDSCAAEDQELREAGGKRRAACVLVDVPAADDSRSTS; from the coding sequence TTGACGGCAACAACCACCACATCGAACCCACACCCGGACCCGTCCGCCGCGCCCGGCCTCTCGAAGCCCGTCGGCGATCCGCCACTCCTGGAGGTGCGGAACCTGACGGTGACGTACGGCAGTGGGGCCGGCGCCGTCCCCGCCGTACGAGGGGTCGATCTGCGGGTGGAGGCCGGGCAGAAGCTCGGCATCGCCGGGGAGTCCGGCTGCGGGAAGTCCACGCTGGCCCTCGCGCTCCTCCGGCTCCTGCCCGCGTCGGCCGAGCTGTCCGGCGAGATCCTGCTGGACGGCGAGGACGTCCTCACCATGAAGTGGGGGCGGCTGCGGGCGGTCCGCTGGGCGGGCGCGTCGATCGTCTTCCAGGGCGCGATGCACTCGCTCAACGCGGTCCACCGGGTCGGGGACCAGATCGCGGAACCGATCCTGCTGCACAACCCCAAGGCCACCCCGGCCGCCGCCCGCAAGCGCGCGGGCGAGCTGCTGGAACAGGTCGGCCTGCCCGCCGCCCGGGCGCAGGCCTACCCGCACGAGCTGTCCGGCGGCCAGCGGCAGCGCGTGATGATCGCCATGGCCCTGGCCTGCGATCCGCGCCTGATCGTCGCGGACGAGCCGACCACCGCCCTGGACGTGATGATCCAGGCCCAGATCCTGCGGCTGATCGAACAGCTGGTGGCCGACCAGGACGTCGGGCTCATCATGATCAGCCACGACCTGGCGGTGCTCGCCGACACCTGCGACCGGCTCTCGGTGATGTACGCGGGCCGCGTCGTCGAGGAGGGCCCGGCCCGGGAGGTGTACGCGGAGGCCCGCCATCCCTACGGCCGGGCGCTCTCCGCCGCCTTCCCGAAGATCGGGGACCTCGCCTCCCGGCGTGCGCCACGCGGCCTGCCGGGCGACCCGCCGGACCCGGCGGCGCTGCCGGACGGCTGTACGTTCCATCCGCGCTGCCCGGTGGCGCTGGACTCCTGCGCCGCGGAGGACCAGGAGCTGCGGGAGGCCGGGGGCAAGCGGCGGGCCGCCTGCGTGCTGGTGGACGTCCCGGCCGCCGACGATTCAAGGAGCACGTCATGA